In the genome of Arachis stenosperma cultivar V10309 chromosome 6, arast.V10309.gnm1.PFL2, whole genome shotgun sequence, the window AATTGAAAGATACCCTATATTGATAATACACATTCCAGTTGACCGAGCCTAATTCTAATTGTTTTGTTCCGAAGCAAAGATATCCACGGGGCGGTTTGTCCTATTCAGATATTCACGACCAAGAAGTACTGAATTCTCTTTCTTTTCGGATAGCCCTGAAAGGAGAAGGAAGGTTGGAATGCCAACAGGCGTCTATTATGGAATTCACCCGACCCGAGAGTACCTATTTGGAGAACGTCCGGTGCAAAAGTAATTGAATGGGTAAGTCGCCAATCCCTAAAACGGACTATGTAATGTACTTTATCGGGTTACGGGTGGACATTTTACCAGAGGTTTCTATTGTATCAATCTACCCCTGTGTGATTCCTATTGAAGCATATCTCGGGGAGTGCAGGGCAGACGATTTTAAAACGGACTCCCCATTCATTAGATAGAGAAGATCACCAAGATTTCGTGATGCGCTGCCGAACTtattccaattcaataagagatCTCAATATTATGCCTTGAAGAGGACTCGAACCTCCACGCTCTTTAGCACGAGATTTTGAGTCTCGCGTGTCTACCATTTCACCACCAAGGCATCTTGAAAGTGAATCGTATTCCATGAATATGATATCTAGCTAGTGTTATGTATGGAATATATGACAAAGGTGGAGTGTTAGAGTATTTTTATTGATCGGTCATGTCATATAGGCCCGAGTCGGACATCCAATTGGTTCGATTTGAATTATCCGTAGGATATCTTATATATATTCTATCAAAAAGATGGACAATCAAACCTATTTCTCGATTCAATAGAATCCCAAAGAGGTGAATAGGGTCCAAAATAATGATAGATATGTAAATCCTTCCTAATTCACATCGttggtgaaaaatttttttttgtaattccTTGCTCAAAGATTCAGAAAATACAGGATCTCCGCCTACACAAGCAAATTGTTGATAAAACTCCAAAATGGCGTTTTCTTTTGacctaatttttttttccttatcaTTCAAGAAAGACAAGAAGAGTTCGGGATAGCAAACATTCTCTAGAATTTCGTTTAAATTCAAACCCTAGCTGATAGTAGAACTAGAATAGATATTTTCTGTTTCCTACTAACACGAGCCCATATCTTTGCTTTTCTATCAATCTCTAGTTCTAATCTCCCTCCCCAATCCGATATTATAGTGCCAGTATAGACCAAAATCCCGTTATGGTCCAATTCTGACCGATAATAGATACCAGGGCTTTCCAATATTTGATTGATTACAATTCTATAAATTCCATTTTATAGAAGTTCCCAAGGAGTTCATTAGAGGAATATTTCCAATAAAAATTGTTTGTTCTTGGATATCCTTACCATCCGAAAAGAGGAAAAAACGGAGTCCTTGTCTAAAAAAATGCCTTGAGAAAGGGCAGATGTATAGAACCTTTCAACGAGATAGTACTCTTTTAACTCTCTCCAAATGGAATCTATTCCAAACATATATACCATGGTTCCTTACTTCGACAGGGTACAAATATCTTTCTTGGGCCGGACATCAAGTACATGTATCTTTACCAATTAACCAATTTTTAAATGCTGGAGTAGATCCAAAGGAGATTCCACTTCCTCATGAATTTATCTTGAATCGAGATCTTTTGGCTCAACTTTATCCCAGTTTTGCCGAGGGAGCAACTCCATTTTTCACCTTGAATTGGTCAAAATACGCGGATTTTCTTACTTTTTGTGGAGGATTAGATCCAGTAACTGGTGGTTTATGGCTGACTGATATTGCGCACCATCATTTAGCTATTGCGATTCTTTTCCTAAAGGACCCACGTATTCAGGTCCAATCCACTGTTGTATACCTGCGGATATTTATCTTTCTAACCATACAATTGCTAGTACACTTATGGTGATTCCCAATACAAAAGTAAAGATAGGGGCAAATACCCATAGAATTCCATAGACCTCCTTTAAAGATTTCAATCTGAAAAAAGAATTGATATCTTGTACTTCTGTTGTATCAATAATCATTTCAACGATCAACTTCTCCCATAATGATATCTATACTCCCTAGTATTGTCATAATATCGGCCAATTTATTCTTTTAACTAATTGAGGAAGAATTTGCAAATTGATAAAACCGGGTGGACGAATTTTCCATCTCCAAGAAAAACCATTCTGATCTCCTATTAGAAAAATCCTCAATTCTCCTTTGGGGGCTTCAACTCTTACATAAAGTTCTTGTTTCGGCAATTCAAAAGTCGGAGACGGTTTTTTACTAATGAATCGATATTCAAAATCATTCCATTCTGGTTCCCTTTCCCTATCAAAGTAACGGATTTCTAAATTCTCATATGGTCCGCCGGGAATTCCTTCCAAAGCCTGTTGAATAATTTTTATGGATTCCACCATTTCACCAATTCGAACTAAATAACGAGCTAATGAATCTCCTTCTTTTTGCCATTGAACGTCCCAATCAAATTCCCCATAACACTCATAATTTTCAACTTTACGCAGATCCCATTGTATTCCGGAAGCCCGAAGCATCGGtcctgataaaccccaattaATTACTTCCTTTCCACTAACAATGCCTATTCCCTCAACCCGTTCTAAAAAAATGGGATTTCGCGTAATAAGTTTTTGATATTCAACAACCCCTGTTAAAAAATAATCGCAGAAATCCAAACATTTATCTATCCAACCATGAGGTAGATCGGCCGCGACTCCCCCGATACGGAAAAAATTATGCATCATTCTCATACCTGTCGCAGCTTCGAATAGATCATATATTAATTCTCTTTCTCTAAAAATATAGAAGAAAGGGGTTTGTGCACCAATATCCGCCATAAAAGGTCCCAGCCATAATAGGTGAGAAGCTATACGACTCAATTCCAACATAATTACTCGAATATAGCTGGCTCTTTGGGGTACTTGAATATTTCCCAACTGTTCTGGTCCGTTTACGGTTATTGCTTCTGTGAACATCGTAGCTAAATAATCCCAACGTGTTACATAAGGCAGATATTGTATAATTGTTCGATTTTCCGCAATTTTTTCCATCCCTCTGTGTAAATAACCCAATAATGGTTCACAATCAATAACATCCTCACCATCTAGAGTAACAATAAGtcgaagaacaccatgcattgATGGGTGGTGAGGTCCCATATTGACTACCATGAGATCTTTTCTTTTAGCTGTCCCATTCATAGGTTTTTCCTCGATTTATTCTTCCATGAATttcgaaagaaaaaaaattaatcaagaTTCAAGACCTAAAAAATCGAATAATTCAAAATGACTCTTCAAATTCAATTAACGAATTATTGACTCCCGAATATCcaattgatttattaatttgttatagcgtattctatttttatttgacAAATAAGATAGTAGCCGTTGTCGTTTTCCcaaaattttttgtaaacctCTTTGAGATAAATAATCTTTTCGGTGCAATTCCAAATGTGCGGTAAGTCTTCGTATCTTATTGGTGAAATTTAATACTTGAAATTCAACCGAGCCGgggtttttttctttttttttcttgtgaaaTCCTGgtagaaataaattttttaccATAAGTTAAAAGCGTTTTTCTCCTCCTTCCATATTTTATAGAtatcttgtttgatctttacaTGGAAATGAAAGAATCCGGAGTAATTAATGAAAAAACTATTGGAGAATCAAAAGTTGCTCTAGTGTACGGTCAAATG includes:
- the LOC130935095 gene encoding NAD(P)H-quinone oxidoreductase subunit H, chloroplastic — encoded protein: MNGTAKRKDLMVVNMGPHHPSMHGVLRLIVTLDGEDVIDCEPLLGYLHRGMEKIAENRTIIQYLPYVTRWDYLATMFTEAITVNGPEQLGNIQVPQRASYIRVIMLELSRIASHLLWLGPFMADIGAQTPFFYIFRERELIYDLFEAATGMRMMHNFFRIGGVAADLPHGWIDKCLDFCDYFLTGVVEYQKLITRNPIFLERVEGIGIVSGKEVINWGLSGPMLRASGIQWDLRKVENYECYGEFDWDVQWQKEGDSLARYLVRIGEMVESIKIIQQALEGIPGGPYENLEIRYFDREREPEWNDFEYRFISKKPSPTFELPKQELYVRVEAPKGELRIFLIGDQNGFSWRWKIRPPGFINLQILPQLVKRINWPIL